One segment of Colias croceus chromosome 15, ilColCroc2.1 DNA contains the following:
- the LOC123697698 gene encoding synaptotagmin-15-like gives MLNLSPSIYRTVNDGDRPVTSKKVYSRRPWYAPPIDPIGIEKEEGQYNLGYDTDYNSDPGEEYYGNIEEDPVTSVQVEALGHFEASSSNPRYEQAPTSPVTEFSFTNTVNLREAVLVALGGASAAVILLLVMAGVFCARRRKNSPSPVPSPPILVYPPHDITAPCYLTKEVNFSLPTLRSSSLGELRDVSVSSLNSDVLCPPVPTQYRSNSFTNTTEIGVLDPALYKADCHVEDYLWPEGHVGRIWFTLKYESETERLQIHIIKVKHLPSRTPALANACDPYIRIQLMPDERRVLQTKQKKKTCNPFFDETFVYQIPPGKLESLTLKLSVLDTGRVGRNKPLIGHVILPLSELEGVAPDEEPQLYKMDIEKEIQEPTSDLGEVQVSLLYNENLHRLTVTVIEARGLKLDPTSKREMVARVTQERACRGVRARRTAAVEVSEEGTALVSECFHFRLRADELHTTSVTVQALQPHSVYAKDRLLGKFVLGSYMFARGRALQHWNSAIGSPMEQVKQWHPLTN, from the exons ATGTTAAATTTGTCACCGTCAATCTATCGGACCGTTAATGATGGCGACCGGCCTGTAACAAGCAAAAAGGTATACTCTAGGAGGCCTTGGTATGCGCCGCCGATCGATCCTATCGGAATAGAGAAGGAAGAAGGTCAGTACAATTTAG GATACGACACGGATTACAATAGTGATCCAGGCGAGGAATACTATGGTAATATAGAGGAGGACCCAGTGACCTCCGTGCAAGTAGAGGCCTTAGGACACTTTGAGGCGTCTTCATCTAACCCCAGATACGAACAAGCGCCCACCAGTCCTGTCACAGAGTTTTCGTTCACGAATACTGTTAATTTAAGAG AAGCAGTGCTAGTCGCTTTGGGTGGTGCAAGCGCAGCGGTCATCCTTCTCCTCGTGATGGCGGGCGTGTTCTGCGCTCGGCGCCGCAAGAATAGCCCCTCCCCCGTCCCCTCGCCGCCAATTCTCGTCTACCCTCCACATGATATAACTGCGCCGTGCTAttt GACTAAAGAAGTGAACTTTTCCCTGCCTACCCTGCGTTCGTCGTCGCTCGGCGAACTCCGTGACGTCAGCGTTTCGAGTTTGAACAGTGACGTGCTGTGCCCGCCTGTGCCCACGCAATATCGGTCCAACTCTTTCA CGAATACAACAGAGATCGGCGTGTTGGACCCCGCGCTGTACAAAGCGGACTGCCATGTGGAGGATTATTTATGGCCTGAGGGTCACGtg GGACGAATATGGTTCACCCTGAAATACGAGTCTGAAACTGAAAGGCTGCAAATCCACATTATAAAGGTTAAGCACTTGCCGTCTCGTACACCGGCGTTGGCGAATGCCTGTGATCCGTATataag GATCCAGTTGATGCCCGACGAGAGACGAGTGCTGCAAactaaacaaaagaaaaagacTTGCAATCCCTTCTTTGACGAGACTTTCGTGTATCAG ATACCACCAGGTAAACTAGAGAGTCTTACACTAAAACTATCAGTATTAGACACTGGTCGTGTGGGGAGGAATAAACCCTTGATTGGTCATGTTATACTTCCATTGAGCGAGCTTGAAGGTGTGGCGCCTGATGAGGAACCGCAGTTGTACAAAATGGATATTGAAAag gAGATACAAGAGCCGACGTCCGACCTGGGCGAGGTGCAAGTCTCTCTGCTATATAATGAAAACCTTCATCGCCTAACCGTCACCGTGATAGAAGCAAGAGGGCTTaag CTGGACCCCACAAGCAAACGCGAAATGGTAGCCCGAGTTACCCAAGAGCGGGCGTGTCGAGGTGTTAGAGCAAGACGCACAGCCGCAGTGGAAGTTTCCGAAGAGGGAACTGCTCTAGTGTCAGAATGCTTCCACTTTCGACTGCGAGCTGATGAACTGCACACTACAAGTGTTACTGTTCAAGCGCTACAACCACACTCCGTGTATGCCAAAG